In Chloracidobacterium sp., the following proteins share a genomic window:
- a CDS encoding holo-ACP synthase, with translation MIVSIGIDIIEVYRIRDTVSRTPRFVDRVFTPSERAYCEAKGAAAAQSFATRFAAKEAFLKALKTGWRGKVAWREIEVVPDANGVPTLNVTGEARRLLNELGATHIHISLAHTTEHAVAEVILERN, from the coding sequence ATGATCGTTTCCATCGGTATCGACATTATTGAGGTCTATCGCATTCGCGATACTGTCAGCCGCACACCGCGATTTGTAGATCGCGTTTTTACTCCCTCTGAGCGCGCATACTGCGAGGCAAAAGGTGCGGCGGCTGCCCAGTCATTTGCTACTCGCTTTGCTGCGAAAGAAGCATTTCTCAAAGCCCTGAAGACCGGCTGGCGGGGCAAGGTCGCATGGCGCGAGATCGAGGTCGTCCCCGACGCGAATGGCGTCCCAACACTCAACGTCACCGGCGAGGCCCGTCGCCTGTTGAATGAGCTTGGGGCAACGCATATACACATATCGCTCGCCCACACGACCGAACACGCCGTTGCCGAGGTCATTCTCGAACGCAACTAG
- a CDS encoding sigma-70 family RNA polymerase sigma factor → MSPVADKFHQTIDEEVAHLISRAENARGMTADRVRPRVDAALEKYLFAADAKPEHAEIKEFIDEIRSDDLCLILACEGGDEQAWEDLVANFDSTVKSAARKISSNSEDAEDLASSIWAELYGLRTDAEGNKKSKLAYYSGRGSLAGWLRAVVSQLAVDHYRKVSKFVQIEEDREFENLAAEAAGNDNHHFTSHVVNPEDELTDTLGQADVTEALAATVASLDAEDRLIMKLYYFDDLKLKDIAATFGYHEATASRKLTRVQADIRKGVEKRLKNKHGWTDNEVKKYLSDTAAGLGLNLETMFAAIALLVLVQDFWL, encoded by the coding sequence ATGAGTCCTGTCGCTGACAAATTTCACCAGACCATCGACGAAGAGGTCGCGCATTTGATCTCGCGTGCGGAGAATGCTCGCGGGATGACGGCCGACCGCGTGAGGCCGCGTGTCGATGCGGCGCTTGAGAAATATCTTTTCGCGGCGGACGCAAAGCCGGAACATGCTGAGATCAAAGAATTTATCGACGAGATACGTTCTGACGATCTTTGTTTGATATTGGCGTGCGAAGGCGGTGACGAGCAGGCTTGGGAGGATCTGGTCGCGAATTTTGATTCGACGGTAAAGTCTGCCGCGCGAAAGATCTCGTCAAACTCCGAGGATGCCGAGGACCTGGCGTCGTCGATCTGGGCCGAGCTTTACGGGCTGCGGACCGACGCCGAGGGAAATAAAAAGAGCAAGCTCGCGTATTATTCCGGCCGCGGTTCGCTCGCCGGCTGGCTGCGGGCGGTCGTATCGCAGCTTGCGGTCGATCATTATCGTAAGGTCTCGAAATTCGTCCAGATCGAGGAAGACCGTGAATTCGAGAATCTCGCGGCCGAGGCCGCCGGGAACGATAATCACCATTTCACATCGCACGTAGTAAATCCCGAGGACGAACTGACCGACACCCTCGGACAGGCCGACGTGACCGAGGCGTTAGCGGCAACGGTCGCTTCGCTCGATGCCGAAGACCGGCTGATAATGAAGCTATACTATTTTGACGACCTGAAATTAAAGGACATCGCCGCGACCTTCGGCTATCACGAAGCCACCGCCAGCCGTAAGCTCACGCGCGTGCAGGCCGACATTCGAAAAGGCGTCGAAAAGCGGTTGAAGAACAAACACGGCTGGACCGACAATGAGGTAAAAAAATACCTCAGCGACACTGCCGCCGGCCTCGGGCTGAATCTGGAGACGATGTTCGCGGCGATCGCGTTACTTGTCCTGGTGCAAGATTTTTGGCTCTAG
- the pgeF gene encoding peptidoglycan editing factor PgeF: protein METIIPESHVDDSQTLADSGFFWREAGGIKVLVSRALESAGFVNGFSTRHGGVSAFPENSLNLSGFDDDTEENILENRRRFLAVFPGKYSLALALQVHGVDIRVVTTKKDIGDSEINADAVMSSLNNVLAAAKTADCVPVLIGDTASGAYAAVHAGWRGTAQLIVKIAIDRMRELYGSQPADLACAIGPAACGRTYEVGPEVVDVFVRSVNDWSRYFTPTRKGHALVDLHACNRDQLISSGVRANSISIAPFCTIERSDLFFSYRREKGDFGRTGRLLSVIGRGDG, encoded by the coding sequence ATGGAAACGATCATACCCGAATCGCACGTCGATGATTCACAGACTTTAGCAGATTCGGGATTCTTCTGGCGAGAGGCCGGCGGCATTAAGGTCCTCGTCAGCCGGGCTCTCGAATCTGCGGGCTTTGTCAATGGTTTCTCCACCCGGCACGGAGGCGTTTCAGCCTTTCCTGAGAACAGCCTCAACCTTTCCGGTTTTGACGACGACACCGAAGAGAATATTCTCGAGAACCGTCGCCGGTTCCTGGCGGTATTCCCCGGTAAATATTCGCTTGCCCTGGCTTTGCAGGTCCATGGCGTCGATATTCGCGTCGTTACCACGAAAAAGGACATTGGCGATTCCGAGATCAATGCCGACGCAGTGATGTCCAGCCTCAACAATGTCCTTGCCGCCGCGAAGACAGCAGATTGCGTTCCCGTGCTGATCGGCGACACGGCGTCCGGAGCATATGCCGCCGTTCATGCAGGCTGGCGAGGTACGGCGCAGTTGATAGTCAAGATCGCTATCGATAGGATGCGCGAGCTTTACGGCTCACAGCCTGCTGACCTGGCCTGTGCTATCGGCCCTGCGGCCTGTGGCCGCACCTACGAGGTCGGGCCGGAGGTGGTCGATGTATTTGTCCGGAGCGTTAATGACTGGAGCCGATATTTCACACCGACCCGCAAGGGCCACGCGCTCGTAGATCTGCATGCCTGCAATCGCGATCAACTCATTAGCTCAGGGGTCAGGGCAAACAGCATCTCGATCGCCCCCTTTTGCACGATCGAACGAAGCGACCTGTTCTTCTCTTACCGACGAGAAAAGGGCGATTTCGGCCGGACCGGCCGCCTGCTGTCGGTGATCGGGCGCGGCGACGGCTAG
- a CDS encoding energy transducer TonB encodes MKIWVLLAVMTTGFMPALGQQTIPYVWIMNDSATSLPKPAYPSVPLDACARGQVSVKVLISKDGRVKDAEAISGNQFFRGAAVAAAKQARFRSHGHAPPMERTGLVVYNFPPSKGCGKRPRERL; translated from the coding sequence ATGAAGATCTGGGTTCTTCTCGCGGTTATGACGACTGGTTTCATGCCGGCGTTGGGGCAGCAGACTATTCCCTACGTTTGGATCATGAACGATTCTGCCACATCGCTGCCGAAACCCGCCTACCCAAGCGTGCCGCTGGATGCTTGTGCTCGCGGACAAGTCAGCGTAAAGGTGCTTATCTCGAAGGACGGTCGTGTCAAAGACGCAGAGGCCATTTCAGGTAATCAGTTCTTCCGAGGCGCGGCGGTCGCCGCCGCGAAACAAGCTAGGTTCAGGTCTCATGGGCACGCTCCGCCTATGGAACGAACAGGTTTGGTTGTATATAACTTTCCACCGTCGAAGGGGTGCGGGAAGAGGCCGAGAGAAAGACTTTGA
- a CDS encoding DNA/RNA non-specific endonuclease, which yields MKKLLLLLVVSIAGSSFSERRAAADGGQPEMPSPHLVISQFQGGGSVAEDEFVEIHNTSSSPVDLNGYRLIYRSANGSNDVTNPFAAWTSSTIIPPGGFYLVASTSYDGSVPANLTYSPTACSCSMSATNGGLAIRNGPNNTGAIIDSVGWGTVTNGFNEGTATTAPGLNNSQARKQNGCQDTDNNLADFENLVPSAPRNASSPASICSGSGTNLFAAMSANPTSVAPPGTTLLTVTVIPATTPPSTNITVTANLINIGGPTSQPFFDDGTHGDVTAGDNIFSYLATVPLGTPGGTASITGVAQDGQGRTANVGTNLTINAAPPGEDPLLLGNPSGATSEIANENNYLMIKPAYALSYNRSKNTPNWTAWRLDQSWIGTANNGSFAPDTTLPAGWYQVLPEDYSEPVYDRGHMCPSGDRTNTQTNNNYTFLMTNIIPQLPANNQGPWVDLENYCRTLASQGNEIYIFSGGYGQHTTIGSTPQNRIVVPTLTWKVVLVLPIGNNDLARASAKNTRAFGVIMSNVSISQSAPWRNFRTTVDAVEYLTGFDFFNQIPKNTQEIIERRRDRL from the coding sequence ATGAAGAAATTATTGCTTTTATTGGTCGTCTCCATCGCCGGATCGAGTTTCTCGGAACGCAGGGCGGCCGCCGACGGCGGACAGCCTGAGATGCCATCGCCGCATCTCGTTATCAGTCAGTTTCAGGGCGGCGGTTCAGTCGCGGAGGACGAATTTGTAGAGATACACAATACAAGTTCGAGTCCCGTAGATCTCAACGGTTATCGGCTGATTTACCGGTCCGCGAACGGCTCTAATGATGTAACCAACCCGTTCGCCGCATGGACATCGAGCACGATCATCCCGCCCGGAGGCTTCTACCTTGTTGCATCAACAAGCTATGACGGCTCAGTGCCCGCCAATCTGACCTACAGCCCGACCGCATGCTCGTGCTCTATGAGCGCAACGAATGGCGGCCTCGCAATACGCAACGGCCCGAACAACACAGGTGCGATCATAGACTCCGTCGGTTGGGGAACCGTTACGAACGGCTTTAATGAGGGCACGGCTACGACCGCGCCCGGCCTTAACAACAGCCAGGCCCGTAAGCAGAACGGTTGTCAGGATACTGACAACAATCTGGCTGATTTTGAGAATCTCGTCCCGTCGGCCCCGCGAAACGCTTCTTCACCTGCGTCGATCTGCAGCGGATCAGGCACGAACCTCTTTGCAGCGATGTCGGCAAACCCGACGAGTGTAGCTCCGCCGGGAACGACTTTGCTAACCGTTACGGTCATTCCCGCGACCACGCCGCCCAGCACGAACATTACCGTAACTGCGAATCTCATCAACATCGGCGGCCCAACCTCGCAGCCTTTCTTCGACGACGGCACTCATGGCGATGTGACCGCCGGCGACAATATTTTTTCTTATCTCGCGACTGTGCCTCTCGGCACGCCGGGCGGCACGGCTTCGATCACCGGTGTCGCACAGGATGGCCAGGGCCGAACGGCAAATGTCGGCACTAATCTGACGATCAACGCTGCCCCGCCCGGCGAAGACCCGCTTCTGCTCGGCAATCCGTCAGGAGCTACCAGTGAGATCGCCAACGAGAACAACTATCTGATGATCAAGCCGGCATACGCCTTGTCATACAACCGGTCTAAGAACACACCAAACTGGACGGCGTGGCGACTCGATCAAAGCTGGATCGGTACGGCAAACAACGGCAGTTTTGCCCCCGACACGACGCTGCCGGCCGGCTGGTATCAGGTATTGCCGGAGGACTACTCAGAGCCGGTCTATGATCGAGGCCATATGTGCCCGTCGGGTGATCGCACGAACACACAGACCAATAACAACTACACGTTCCTGATGACCAACATCATCCCGCAGCTTCCCGCAAATAATCAGGGACCGTGGGTTGACCTTGAGAACTATTGCCGCACGCTTGCGAGCCAGGGTAACGAGATCTATATCTTTAGCGGCGGTTACGGCCAGCACACGACCATCGGCTCGACGCCGCAAAACCGCATTGTCGTGCCGACGCTTACGTGGAAGGTCGTCCTCGTTCTGCCCATCGGCAATAACGACCTCGCACGCGCTTCGGCCAAGAACACAAGGGCCTTCGGCGTGATCATGTCGAATGTCTCGATCAGCCAGAGCGCACCATGGCGTAATTTCCGCACGACGGTGGACGCGGTGGAATATCTGACCGGCTTCGATTTCTTCAACCAGATCCCGAAGAACACACAGGAAATAATAGAAAGGCGACGCGACCGCCTCTAA
- a CDS encoding energy transducer TonB, protein MNASGKVNVEVLIDDVGNVQSARAVSGHPLLRMAAIRAAQQAKFAPFLLGNKPVIFRTTIVYSFNR, encoded by the coding sequence GTGAATGCCTCTGGAAAGGTGAATGTCGAGGTGTTGATCGATGACGTTGGAAATGTTCAGTCGGCCAGGGCCGTGTCGGGCCATCCTCTTTTACGTATGGCAGCAATAAGGGCGGCGCAACAAGCCAAGTTTGCACCATTTTTGCTTGGAAATAAGCCTGTAATATTTAGAACGACTATCGTCTATTCTTTCAATCGCTGA
- a CDS encoding Fic family protein: MPQDIRKRIAEKKAALAGLRPLPKVALERLRQDLSVEWTYNSNAIEGNTVSLRETRLVIEQGLTISGKTLREHFEINNHQRAIEFVESIAKRRTPITEAETLEIHRLILDNVEIEFAGRYRTGRVRILGANFVPPNHLKVRDLISELLSQISKRTSKPDIIGLAAYFHHRFVWIHPFYDGNGRTARLLMNLLLMRNGFPPAIILVNDRKKYYRALDAANNGNLQPFELVVAQAVERSLDIYLEAAGYRPEDEYILLSELAKKFDLSQEYLSLLARSGKIDAYKPSRNWLATEKAIRDYLNLVAFQRLKE; encoded by the coding sequence ATGCCACAAGATATCCGTAAACGCATCGCAGAAAAGAAGGCAGCCTTGGCAGGTCTTCGGCCATTGCCCAAGGTTGCCCTTGAGCGTCTGCGTCAGGACCTTTCGGTCGAATGGACTTACAATTCGAACGCGATCGAAGGCAATACCGTTTCACTACGCGAGACGCGCCTGGTGATCGAACAGGGCCTGACCATTAGCGGAAAGACGCTGCGCGAGCATTTTGAGATAAACAACCATCAACGAGCGATAGAGTTTGTCGAATCCATCGCGAAACGGCGAACGCCGATAACCGAAGCAGAGACACTCGAAATTCATCGGCTTATATTGGACAATGTCGAGATAGAATTCGCCGGACGATATCGAACAGGCCGCGTCAGGATATTGGGCGCCAACTTTGTGCCGCCAAACCATCTGAAAGTTCGCGATCTCATCAGTGAACTTCTTAGCCAAATATCCAAAAGAACAAGCAAACCTGACATCATCGGCCTCGCCGCATATTTTCATCATCGATTCGTTTGGATCCACCCGTTCTACGACGGCAATGGCCGCACCGCAAGACTGTTGATGAATTTGCTGCTGATGAGAAACGGCTTCCCGCCCGCGATCATTCTGGTCAACGACCGAAAGAAGTACTATCGGGCACTGGACGCTGCAAACAACGGTAACCTTCAGCCATTCGAGCTCGTAGTCGCCCAAGCCGTCGAACGCTCGCTGGACATCTACCTCGAAGCCGCAGGCTACCGGCCCGAAGACGAGTACATATTGTTGTCGGAACTTGCGAAGAAATTCGACCTGTCACAAGAATATTTGAGCCTGCTGGCACGCAGCGGAAAGATTGATGCTTACAAACCGTCGCGGAATTGGCTCGCGACGGAAAAGGCTATACGGGATTATTTAAATCTGGTAGCCTTTCAGCGATTGAAAGAATAG